Proteins encoded within one genomic window of Candidatus Hydrogenedentota bacterium:
- the rnpA gene encoding ribonuclease P protein component: MPDRKTFPRQARLTGKKDFDRVFRDGRKMVGYAFVCYAVRREGQQCRLGVAVSRRVGRAVVRNKIKRRIREYFRTHAPEFAAAMDLVVVARPSAAALEYAQSVDVLDRILRKGGLVRE, from the coding sequence GTGCCGGACCGGAAAACGTTCCCGCGTCAAGCACGCCTCACTGGGAAAAAAGACTTCGACCGCGTCTTTCGCGACGGCCGGAAAATGGTGGGGTACGCGTTCGTGTGCTATGCGGTCCGGCGTGAAGGGCAGCAGTGCAGGCTAGGCGTCGCAGTGTCGCGCCGAGTGGGCCGCGCCGTGGTGCGTAACAAGATCAAGCGTCGTATCCGCGAGTATTTCCGCACTCACGCGCCTGAATTTGCCGCCGCGATGGATCTGGTGGTCGTGGCGCGCCCGTCGGCGGCTGCATTAGAGTACGCGCAAAGCGTGGACGTGCTGGACCGAATCCTCCGTAAAGGTGGGCTCGTGCGTGAGTAG
- the rpmH gene encoding 50S ribosomal protein L34, producing the protein MKRTLQVSNRRRKRTHGFRARMATPGGRGVISRRRQKGRKRLSV; encoded by the coding sequence CAAGTGTCGAACCGGCGCCGGAAACGGACCCATGGTTTCCGGGCGCGTATGGCCACGCCGGGCGGGCGGGGGGTTATCAGCCGCCGCCGGCAGAAGGGCCGCAAGCGTCTGAGTGTGTAG